A single window of Nitrospirota bacterium DNA harbors:
- the cobA gene encoding uroporphyrinogen-III C-methyltransferase, whose protein sequence is MTRGKVYLVGAGPGDPKLLTLKGKECLEEADVIFYDSLVNPDILDFSKTGTEKIFVGKKGDGSFQQAEINARVIQKAMEGKTVVRLKGGDPFIFGRGGEEAEALVEEGLPFEVVPGITSAIAVPAYAGIPLTHRGLSSSVAFITAHEDPSKLESSIDWSRISTGIGTLVFFMGLGNLKTIVKQLIKNGRSPDTPIALIRWGTRYDQKSVIGTLSNILKKSDENELEPPVLILVGEVIQLREKLNWFEKRPLFGKKILITRSKEQSKDFSDLLFYYGAEPVIFPTISLVPPESWEEMDLAIRSLEKYDWILFSSVNGVHFFMSRLKVLGKDIRVLHRIKICAVGSSTAEDLLKYGIQCDLVPASFQGESVVEAFQEMDIKGLSFLIPRAKEAREVIPESLRKMGAKVDLVTAYKNIRPHDNIDRIKRLLIDNKIAVLTFTSSSTVKNFLDLFQSRELKNIFNNTKIASIGPITSQTLREAGFAVDIQPQEHTIKALTDAILEYYK, encoded by the coding sequence ATGACACGGGGAAAAGTTTACTTGGTGGGAGCGGGTCCGGGAGACCCAAAACTGCTGACGTTAAAGGGGAAAGAATGTCTGGAAGAGGCCGATGTGATATTTTATGATTCCCTCGTCAATCCGGACATTCTGGATTTTTCAAAAACCGGGACGGAAAAGATCTTTGTCGGAAAGAAGGGAGACGGCTCCTTTCAGCAGGCCGAAATTAATGCGCGGGTTATTCAGAAAGCGATGGAAGGGAAAACGGTCGTCCGACTTAAAGGGGGAGATCCGTTTATCTTTGGAAGAGGAGGTGAAGAAGCCGAGGCGCTGGTTGAAGAAGGGCTCCCGTTTGAAGTCGTTCCCGGAATTACTTCTGCGATCGCGGTGCCGGCCTATGCCGGAATTCCGCTCACGCATAGGGGGTTGAGCTCCAGCGTTGCGTTTATTACCGCACATGAAGATCCATCCAAACTGGAGTCCTCAATAGACTGGTCCAGGATTTCTACCGGAATCGGCACGCTGGTTTTTTTCATGGGTCTGGGAAATCTGAAAACAATTGTCAAACAGCTGATCAAAAACGGGAGAAGCCCCGACACGCCGATTGCCCTGATCAGGTGGGGGACCCGGTATGATCAAAAATCGGTCATAGGCACATTATCGAATATTCTGAAAAAGAGCGACGAAAACGAGCTTGAACCCCCTGTACTGATACTGGTTGGTGAAGTGATTCAATTAAGAGAGAAACTCAACTGGTTTGAAAAAAGACCTCTGTTCGGAAAGAAAATATTAATTACCCGTTCCAAGGAACAGTCCAAAGATTTTTCGGATCTCCTCTTCTATTACGGGGCGGAGCCCGTTATTTTTCCGACCATTTCTCTTGTTCCGCCAGAGAGCTGGGAAGAAATGGATCTGGCAATCAGATCGCTCGAGAAATACGACTGGATCCTTTTTTCAAGCGTCAACGGCGTTCACTTCTTTATGAGTCGATTGAAAGTCCTGGGAAAAGATATCCGGGTTCTTCACCGTATCAAGATTTGCGCGGTCGGTTCTTCCACTGCAGAAGATCTGCTGAAATATGGAATTCAATGTGACCTGGTTCCCGCTTCGTTTCAGGGAGAAAGTGTGGTGGAGGCGTTCCAGGAGATGGACATCAAAGGCCTTTCATTCCTTATACCCAGGGCAAAAGAGGCGAGAGAAGTCATTCCAGAATCTCTCAGAAAAATGGGAGCTAAAGTGGATTTGGTTACGGCTTATAAAAATATCAGGCCACATGACAATATCGATCGAATCAAAAGGCTGTTAATTGACAATAAAATTGCAGTCCTCACTTTTACGAGTTCTTCGACCGTCAAGAACTTTTTAGATTTGTTTCAGTCCAGGGAACTTAAAAACATTTTTAATAATACCAAGATAGCAAGTATCGGACCGATCACTTCCCAAACGCTTCGGGAGGCGGGTTTCGCAGTCGATATTCAGCCTCAAGAGCATACGATCAAGGCATTAACAGATGCGATTCTGGAATATTATAAATAA
- the hemC gene encoding hydroxymethylbilane synthase — translation MRDAIWIGTRGSKLALWQAHWIKSGIEKNHPGLQVHLKVIHTSGDKILDVPLAQVGGKGLFVKEIEEELLEDEIDLAVHSMKDVPSDLPDGLHLAFYTSQDDPRDVLVSQDKIGFLELPRGGKVGTSSLRRQAQLLSARPDLQIRSIRGNVETRLRKLEEENLDAVIMAAAGLKRLGFEDRITEYLDPEISLPAVGQGVLGVELRKDDLFLHKILAFLEEPETRIRMRAERSFLKRLEGGCQVPIGALARVADGGIVLKGMVSSLDGQAMIRESIQGAEGEAEELGLALADRILSLGGREILEEVYQ, via the coding sequence ATGAGGGATGCAATCTGGATCGGCACACGCGGAAGCAAACTGGCATTATGGCAAGCCCATTGGATCAAATCGGGCATAGAAAAAAATCACCCCGGTCTGCAGGTGCATCTTAAGGTGATTCACACATCCGGAGACAAGATCCTCGATGTTCCGCTTGCCCAGGTGGGCGGAAAAGGGCTTTTTGTCAAGGAGATCGAGGAGGAACTGCTGGAAGATGAAATAGACCTGGCGGTTCATAGCATGAAAGATGTCCCATCAGATCTTCCGGATGGGCTCCATCTTGCATTTTATACGAGCCAGGATGATCCCAGGGATGTCCTGGTCAGTCAGGACAAGATTGGATTTCTTGAGCTTCCAAGAGGGGGAAAAGTGGGAACATCCAGTCTCCGTAGGCAGGCGCAATTACTCTCAGCGAGGCCCGACCTTCAGATTCGATCCATTCGAGGGAATGTTGAGACCCGGTTGAGAAAGCTGGAGGAAGAAAACCTGGATGCGGTGATCATGGCAGCCGCTGGATTGAAACGTCTTGGTTTCGAAGATAGAATTACGGAATATCTTGATCCGGAAATCTCTCTTCCTGCGGTCGGACAGGGTGTTCTGGGAGTAGAATTGAGGAAGGATGATCTCTTTCTTCACAAGATACTGGCGTTTCTTGAAGAGCCCGAGACCCGAATTAGAATGCGGGCCGAGCGGAGCTTTCTAAAACGGCTGGAAGGTGGATGTCAGGTGCCCATTGGGGCACTTGCCCGGGTAGCGGACGGGGGAATCGTTTTGAAGGGGATGGTGTCGAGTTTAGACGGACAGGCGATGATCCGCGAATCGATTCAGGGTGCGGAAGGGGAAGCCGAAGAGCTGGGACTGGCGCTTGCCGACAGAATTCTTTCCCTGGGTGGACGCGAGATCTTAGAAGAGGTTTATCAGTAG
- a CDS encoding glutamyl-tRNA reductase — MNIVLVGLNHKTAPVEIREKFSFPESLLGKYLSQLVASPLVSEGLILSTCNRVEICTTTENVPETFDFLSRFLFESSRENPAIPFSQFTRHLYFYSSEDAISHIFRVSSSLDSMVVGEPQISGQLKEAFDYAMINKSTGVILNKLFKKAISVAKRVRTQTKISENAVSVSYAAVGLARKIFGDLSGKTVLLVGAGEMSELAARHLVNNGVKTVMVTNRNYQRAVELAREFNGVSVKFDDLKADLAEADIVICSTGAPYFLIDREMVEHAISRRKNRPIFLVDISVPRNIDPKVNSLDNVFLYDIDDLQSVVEANLKERMKEAEKAELIISEEVETMDRWLKSLNVVPTIIAIREKVESIRKTEVDKTIAKWGREISQDEISAIETLSQNIINKILHFPLSVLKSEAHQSHGQQVIQTTRKLFDLEAEENQILSDSGVDLPHPDASPESQENPLSRARESQDNK, encoded by the coding sequence ATGAATATCGTTCTTGTAGGCCTGAATCACAAAACCGCTCCCGTTGAAATCAGAGAGAAATTTTCCTTTCCCGAATCATTGCTCGGAAAATATCTCTCTCAGCTGGTCGCTTCTCCCCTGGTTTCAGAAGGACTCATTCTCTCGACCTGCAACCGGGTCGAAATTTGTACGACCACGGAGAATGTTCCTGAAACTTTCGACTTTCTGAGCCGGTTTCTTTTCGAAAGCTCAAGAGAAAATCCTGCCATCCCGTTTTCACAATTCACCCGGCATCTCTATTTTTATTCATCGGAAGACGCGATCAGCCATATCTTCCGGGTTTCTTCCAGCCTCGACTCGATGGTGGTCGGAGAGCCTCAGATTTCAGGGCAGTTGAAGGAAGCATTTGATTACGCGATGATCAATAAGTCGACGGGGGTGATTCTAAACAAGCTCTTCAAAAAAGCGATTTCCGTAGCGAAACGTGTTCGAACGCAGACCAAGATCTCGGAAAATGCGGTCTCGGTCAGCTACGCTGCAGTAGGATTGGCCAGGAAAATATTTGGAGATTTAAGCGGAAAAACAGTTCTGCTGGTCGGTGCAGGCGAAATGAGCGAGCTCGCCGCCCGGCACCTGGTGAACAATGGGGTCAAGACGGTCATGGTCACAAATAGGAATTACCAGAGAGCCGTGGAATTGGCCAGGGAATTCAATGGGGTGTCGGTCAAATTCGATGATCTTAAAGCGGACCTGGCCGAAGCCGATATTGTGATCTGTTCAACCGGAGCGCCCTATTTCCTCATTGACCGAGAAATGGTTGAGCACGCCATATCTCGAAGAAAGAATCGGCCTATTTTCTTGGTCGACATTTCAGTGCCGCGGAATATTGATCCAAAGGTCAACAGCCTGGATAACGTATTTCTCTATGATATTGATGACCTGCAGTCCGTGGTCGAAGCGAATCTGAAAGAGAGAATGAAAGAGGCGGAAAAAGCCGAATTGATTATCTCAGAAGAAGTTGAAACGATGGATCGATGGCTAAAATCCCTGAATGTGGTACCAACGATTATTGCGATTCGGGAGAAAGTGGAGTCGATCCGAAAAACGGAAGTCGACAAGACCATTGCGAAATGGGGAAGGGAAATTTCTCAGGATGAGATCAGCGCCATTGAAACCCTTTCCCAGAATATTATTAATAAAATTCTTCATTTCCCCCTTTCCGTGTTGAAATCCGAGGCACATCAGTCCCATGGACAGCAGGTCATCCAAACCACGCGTAAATTGTTTGATCTTGAAGCGGAGGAAAATCAAATCCTGTCCGATTCAGGAGTCGACCTGCCTCACCCGGACGCGTCCCCGGAGTCCCAGGAAAATCCCCTCTCCCGCGCCAGAGAATCGCAGGATAATAAATAA
- the ccsB gene encoding c-type cytochrome biogenesis protein CcsB, translated as MNIFFFKITILIYFVGTVFYLFYFSSKKDSFSKFALGVTAAGFLFHTIALLLRTVESGHLPLSNLPEMLSFFSWAMILTYLVLEVRYRIHILGSFILPLAFLFLASAAAFPHEIRTLQPDLNSSWFGIHTTLSVLGGVAFTIAFVAGLMYLIQERLLKSKRFSILYYKLPSLDLLDQLNQWAISAGFPLLTLGILAGAIWASDVWGSYWVWDPQRIFTLITWLFYLGMIHGRLTIGWRARKAAYLAIIGFMGVVFTFFLVNILAKGPHRFI; from the coding sequence ATGAATATCTTCTTCTTTAAAATTACCATCCTGATTTATTTTGTCGGAACGGTATTTTATCTCTTCTACTTTTCCAGCAAAAAAGACTCGTTCTCCAAATTCGCACTGGGAGTCACGGCAGCGGGCTTTCTTTTTCATACGATCGCTCTCCTGCTTAGGACGGTTGAATCGGGACATCTTCCGTTGTCCAATCTGCCCGAAATGCTCTCCTTTTTTTCATGGGCCATGATCCTGACTTACCTGGTTCTGGAAGTGAGATACCGGATTCATATCCTAGGATCGTTCATTCTGCCCCTGGCTTTTCTTTTCCTGGCATCTGCCGCAGCGTTTCCGCATGAAATCCGGACACTTCAGCCTGACCTGAACAGTTCCTGGTTTGGTATTCATACGACACTTTCTGTGTTGGGGGGGGTGGCCTTTACAATCGCTTTTGTTGCCGGATTGATGTATTTGATTCAGGAAAGACTCCTTAAATCAAAGCGATTCAGCATACTGTATTACAAACTCCCGTCACTGGACCTGCTTGATCAATTGAATCAATGGGCGATTTCTGCAGGCTTTCCTCTCTTAACGCTCGGAATCTTGGCAGGAGCGATCTGGGCGAGTGATGTCTGGGGCTCCTATTGGGTCTGGGACCCGCAGAGGATTTTTACTTTGATTACCTGGTTATTTTATCTTGGGATGATTCATGGAAGATTGACCATCGGCTGGAGAGCCAGGAAGGCCGCCTATTTGGCAATCATTGGTTTTATGGGCGTTGTGTTCACTTTCTTCCTGGTCAATATTCTGGCAAAGGGACCGCACAGGTTTATCTAG
- a CDS encoding bifunctional nuclease family protein gives MLIQMKIRGMMFDPLNNSYIVILRDENNSEILPIWVGKAEANAISLALEGALSARPLTHDLIKNILDTLNATVISCVITDLKENTYFSKLHLMFKDSEYTIDARPSDSIALCLKTEAPIFTSEEVLKKHSAEELDRWLDNIRPEDFGKYDA, from the coding sequence ATGTTAATTCAGATGAAAATAAGAGGCATGATGTTTGATCCTCTGAACAACTCTTATATTGTAATTCTAAGGGATGAAAATAACAGTGAAATTCTTCCAATCTGGGTAGGGAAAGCTGAAGCCAACGCAATTAGTCTCGCTCTTGAAGGCGCTCTATCTGCCCGACCGCTCACCCATGATTTAATCAAGAATATACTGGACACGCTCAATGCAACCGTTATTAGCTGTGTCATTACAGATCTCAAGGAAAACACTTATTTTTCAAAGCTTCATTTAATGTTTAAGGATTCAGAATATACCATCGACGCGAGACCGAGCGACTCCATCGCCCTCTGTCTTAAGACCGAAGCCCCCATTTTCACCAGCGAAGAAGTGTTAAAAAAACATAGTGCCGAAGAATTAGATCGCTGGCTGGACAATATTCGACCGGAAGACTTTGGAAAATATGACGCTTAG
- a CDS encoding bifunctional nuclease family protein, producing MKIEVSVEGVILDAQSNQQMLVLKPKTKGDGKFLPIWIGNAEAVSIKTALSQNSTIHGRPLTHDLLKNMLAYFQVPLQKVVIYKLVQGTFFAYLYFSKDGSEWQVDSRPSDAISMAVRVNIPIFVEEDVYNKKQVRYNEKTDPIEIPKGSS from the coding sequence ATGAAAATTGAAGTCAGTGTCGAGGGCGTCATTCTTGATGCCCAGTCTAACCAGCAAATGCTTGTCCTGAAACCGAAAACAAAAGGGGATGGGAAATTTCTTCCAATCTGGATAGGAAACGCCGAAGCCGTATCGATCAAAACGGCGTTGTCTCAAAATTCTACAATCCATGGAAGACCTCTTACCCACGATCTTCTCAAAAACATGTTAGCCTATTTTCAGGTACCGCTTCAAAAAGTGGTGATTTACAAACTGGTTCAGGGGACATTTTTCGCTTATCTTTATTTCAGCAAGGATGGGAGTGAATGGCAGGTTGATTCAAGACCAAGCGACGCCATTTCGATGGCAGTCCGAGTGAACATTCCCATCTTCGTAGAAGAAGACGTTTACAACAAGAAACAGGTCCGTTACAACGAAAAAACGGATCCCATTGAGATACCAAAAGGCTCATCCTGA
- the rplM gene encoding 50S ribosomal protein L13: MSKTTQINKDTVIRKWIILDATDQILGRLATQAALLLRGKHKPVFTPHLDLGDHVIVINAEKIKLSGNKLKGKLYQHHTGYPGGLKTIAAGKLLAENPEKLVFKAIEGMIPHNTLGSEIVKKLRVYKGSDHPHQAQQPEQLTLK; encoded by the coding sequence ATCTCGAAAACAACCCAGATTAACAAAGATACGGTCATACGAAAATGGATCATTCTTGATGCAACCGATCAAATCTTGGGTAGATTGGCGACCCAGGCCGCCTTGCTCCTGAGGGGAAAACATAAACCGGTTTTCACTCCCCACCTGGACCTGGGGGATCACGTCATCGTAATTAATGCTGAAAAGATTAAATTATCCGGGAATAAGTTAAAAGGGAAGCTCTATCAACACCATACGGGGTATCCTGGCGGGTTAAAGACGATTGCAGCCGGAAAGTTGCTGGCAGAGAACCCTGAAAAGCTCGTGTTCAAGGCTATTGAAGGAATGATTCCCCACAATACGCTTGGATCTGAAATTGTTAAGAAATTAAGAGTCTATAAAGGCTCAGACCATCCCCATCAGGCGCAACAACCCGAGCAATTGACCTTAAAATAA
- the rpsI gene encoding 30S ribosomal protein S9 encodes MATILNISTGKRKEAVARVSIEPGDGKILINKKPIDHYFPRGTWKMMVRQPFEVVGLSGRYNVTANVYGGGLTGQAGAVRHGIAKALLVLNPVLRERLKKEGLLTRDPRTKERKKYGQKGARKKFQFSKR; translated from the coding sequence ATGGCCACCATATTAAACATTTCAACGGGAAAAAGAAAAGAAGCTGTAGCCCGGGTTAGTATTGAACCCGGTGACGGCAAGATTTTGATCAACAAGAAGCCGATCGACCATTACTTTCCAAGAGGAACATGGAAAATGATGGTCAGACAACCTTTCGAAGTTGTCGGATTAAGCGGACGCTATAATGTGACTGCTAACGTCTATGGTGGAGGCCTGACTGGTCAGGCGGGCGCAGTTCGCCATGGCATTGCCAAAGCGCTACTTGTTCTGAACCCTGTTTTGAGAGAGCGTCTGAAAAAAGAAGGCCTCCTCACCCGAGATCCGAGGACCAAAGAAAGAAAAAAATATGGACAAAAAGGGGCCCGGAAAAAATTCCAATTCTCCAAACGTTAA
- a CDS encoding N-acetyl-gamma-glutamyl-phosphate reductase — translation MKNKIRVGIIGATGYTGGELLRLLINHPSIQITALTSEQSAGKKIKDLFPSMTGILDVTLEKSDSLELPRKADLFFLAVPHGMAAEMTPRFMSKVTRVIDLSADFRLKKPELYSNWYHFEHANPNLLSQAVYGLTEINRDAIKKASLVANPGCYPTSILLPLYPLLKEGIVDLSFPLIIDAKSGVSGAGRTLDLRSHFSEVDEGIGLYKTGGKHRHIPEIEQEIETYSGTAVPIVFTPHLIPIVRGMLCVIYIKLKSKKVFLEDLYQKYYGNETFIKILSPGSTPNPKNVKGSNYCHIGFSKESRTGVFSLYSAIDNLTKGAAGQAIQNMNLMFGFSESSGLASIGIFP, via the coding sequence ATGAAAAATAAAATAAGAGTGGGAATTATTGGTGCAACAGGGTATACGGGCGGAGAGCTTTTGCGCCTGCTGATCAATCATCCTTCGATTCAGATCACGGCATTAACTTCGGAACAGTCTGCCGGAAAAAAAATAAAAGATCTCTTCCCTTCCATGACTGGAATTCTCGATGTCACTTTAGAAAAAAGCGACTCGTTGGAACTCCCCCGGAAGGCAGACCTCTTCTTTCTCGCTGTTCCGCACGGGATGGCGGCAGAAATGACGCCGCGCTTCATGTCAAAAGTGACACGGGTGATTGATCTGAGCGCAGATTTTCGCTTGAAGAAGCCTGAACTTTATTCGAATTGGTACCATTTCGAACATGCCAATCCAAACTTGCTTTCTCAGGCTGTCTACGGACTGACTGAAATAAACCGCGATGCGATTAAAAAGGCAAGTCTGGTGGCAAATCCGGGCTGTTATCCCACTTCTATTTTACTTCCCCTTTACCCTCTCCTGAAAGAAGGGATCGTCGATTTGAGTTTTCCTTTAATTATCGATGCAAAATCCGGCGTTTCTGGTGCGGGCCGGACTCTTGACCTCCGAAGTCACTTCTCTGAAGTCGACGAAGGAATCGGTCTTTATAAAACCGGAGGGAAACACCGCCATATTCCTGAGATCGAGCAGGAAATTGAAACTTATTCCGGGACCGCAGTACCGATTGTATTCACCCCCCACCTTATACCGATCGTGCGTGGTATGCTTTGTGTCATCTACATCAAATTAAAAAGCAAAAAGGTATTTTTGGAAGATCTTTATCAAAAATATTATGGTAACGAGACCTTTATTAAAATCCTCTCTCCGGGTTCCACGCCAAACCCAAAGAACGTGAAAGGCTCAAATTATTGTCATATCGGATTCTCAAAGGAATCGCGTACCGGCGTCTTTTCTCTTTATAGCGCAATTGACAACCTCACGAAAGGGGCTGCCGGACAAGCGATACAGAATATGAATTTGATGTTCGGATTTTCGGAATCGTCCGGTTTAGCCTCGATTGGAATCTTCCCATGA
- the argJ gene encoding bifunctional glutamate N-acetyltransferase/amino-acid acetyltransferase ArgJ has protein sequence MKLSYEGLAEVPGFLGSGLFCGIKQIQKPDLALIYSTTECSAAGVFTRNQVAASSVIITRTKLLKGGRARAVIVNSGNANVCTGKAGESSSYAAIQATARSLRIDERDVLIASTGKISEPLPIKKIIRAIPKLVGQLSVSGCHLAAEGIMTTDTFPKKITVKGKIGGKIVTVGGFAKGSGMIHPNMATMLAFFGTDAVISSSLLKKILKASTDLSFNSITVDTTSTNDMAIVLANGQARNEPFKAGTREFTQFSELMQVASRELAKMIIQDGEGATKVISIEIKGAKNRSDARKVAYSIAQSPLVKTAFFGEDPNWGRIMAAIGCSGATLLEERISMSMNGIPFVKQGIGFGNKREKKVANILKERELSLIVDLSIGKESAQIWTTDLSYDYIKINASYRT, from the coding sequence ATGAAACTGAGCTATGAGGGTCTTGCCGAAGTACCCGGGTTTCTCGGCTCCGGACTTTTTTGTGGAATTAAACAGATTCAGAAGCCCGATTTAGCTCTGATCTATTCGACAACGGAATGCTCCGCCGCCGGGGTGTTTACCCGGAACCAGGTTGCCGCATCCTCGGTCATCATTACGCGGACTAAACTTCTGAAGGGAGGCCGGGCCCGGGCAGTCATTGTTAACAGCGGAAATGCCAATGTGTGCACGGGTAAAGCGGGAGAGTCGTCCTCATACGCCGCTATTCAAGCCACCGCCCGATCACTTCGGATTGACGAAAGAGATGTTCTCATCGCGTCAACCGGGAAGATCAGCGAACCACTTCCAATTAAAAAGATTATCCGGGCCATTCCGAAATTAGTCGGACAACTCTCGGTCTCCGGCTGCCATCTCGCGGCAGAAGGGATTATGACCACCGATACCTTTCCAAAAAAAATTACCGTCAAAGGGAAAATAGGGGGGAAGATTGTTACGGTTGGGGGATTTGCCAAGGGCTCCGGGATGATTCACCCCAACATGGCCACCATGCTTGCTTTTTTTGGTACCGACGCAGTAATTTCCTCTTCTCTTCTTAAAAAAATCCTAAAGGCGAGTACGGATCTTTCGTTTAATTCCATCACAGTGGATACCACAAGTACCAATGATATGGCGATCGTTTTGGCCAACGGTCAGGCCCGGAATGAACCATTCAAAGCAGGCACAAGAGAATTTACCCAATTTTCGGAATTGATGCAGGTCGCCAGCCGGGAATTGGCCAAAATGATCATTCAAGACGGAGAAGGAGCAACGAAAGTCATTTCAATCGAAATAAAAGGTGCCAAAAATAGAAGCGATGCCCGAAAGGTTGCCTATTCCATCGCTCAATCCCCGCTTGTTAAAACAGCCTTTTTTGGAGAGGACCCCAATTGGGGACGCATTATGGCTGCAATCGGATGTTCGGGAGCGACCCTTTTGGAAGAAAGGATCTCGATGTCGATGAACGGGATCCCCTTTGTAAAACAAGGTATCGGTTTTGGAAATAAACGGGAAAAGAAAGTCGCAAACATTTTGAAAGAAAGAGAGCTCTCTTTAATCGTCGATCTCTCCATCGGCAAGGAGAGCGCACAGATCTGGACTACAGACCTTTCCTACGACTATATCAAAATAAACGCCTCATATCGCACCTGA
- a CDS encoding leucyl/phenylalanyl-tRNA--protein transferase, translating to MGIPNALTPLLLETAYRNGIFPMGHPDGSFDWYSPDPRGIIDLNHFHFPSRLSRTLRQEKFSIQINHDFDRVIRECAARKETWITEEIISSYMALHRLGKAHSVEAYLRNHLAGGLYGVALGGAFMGESMFTLERDASKVCLVYLVQRLNERGFQLLDTQFITPHLRQFGAIEIKRQEYMKRLQRALALPCQFVP from the coding sequence ATGGGCATTCCAAATGCATTGACACCTCTTCTTCTGGAGACCGCCTACCGTAACGGTATTTTCCCAATGGGTCACCCTGACGGAAGTTTCGACTGGTATTCTCCCGATCCAAGAGGCATTATTGACCTCAATCATTTTCATTTTCCATCCCGATTGAGCCGTACACTTCGTCAGGAAAAGTTTTCCATTCAGATTAACCATGACTTTGACCGGGTCATTCGGGAATGTGCCGCAAGAAAAGAGACCTGGATTACCGAAGAGATTATCTCCTCCTACATGGCGCTTCACCGTCTGGGGAAAGCCCATTCCGTAGAAGCTTACCTGAGAAACCATTTGGCCGGAGGGCTTTATGGCGTCGCTCTCGGTGGCGCTTTTATGGGGGAATCGATGTTTACACTCGAAAGGGATGCTTCCAAAGTCTGTCTGGTCTACCTTGTTCAGAGATTGAATGAGAGAGGATTTCAGCTCCTCGATACGCAATTTATCACTCCTCATCTTAGACAATTTGGAGCCATTGAGATAAAAAGACAAGAGTATATGAAGCGTCTTCAAAGGGCTTTGGCTCTCCCGTGTCAGTTTGTCCCCTGA
- the hrcA gene encoding heat-inducible transcription repressor HrcA: MEKEDLNYRDQNILKATIASYIKTASPIGSRTITKQFDFGISPATVRNIMADLEDLGFLAQPHTSAGRIPTEKAYRYYVNYLLDEKTEEFEPYQLTQTEDFSVLLGHTSKMLSLLSRYTSIIMAPKLSNIMFKHIKFISLRKNVILAIFVNHEGNAYNKTFESDETLTQTELDHLATIINERFSNKNLEEIRKLLTRELKEEKKHYEHLLNKVFELNKKNKNDFQDQKLFVEGTTNFMDLPEFMDIEKIKSVFKVFEERLVLVKLLDRFLASEGTQVLIGSENPFLEENECSLVISTYKLSEKEIGAVGVIGPIRMEYPRVIALVDYTAKMLSRTN, encoded by the coding sequence ATGGAAAAAGAAGATCTAAATTACCGGGACCAAAATATACTCAAAGCAACCATCGCGTCCTATATTAAGACGGCCTCCCCGATCGGTTCTCGAACGATTACTAAACAGTTCGATTTCGGTATCAGTCCCGCAACTGTTCGGAATATCATGGCCGATTTGGAAGATCTTGGTTTCTTAGCCCAACCGCATACATCAGCCGGAAGAATTCCGACTGAAAAAGCTTACCGTTATTATGTTAATTACCTGTTAGACGAAAAAACGGAAGAATTTGAGCCGTATCAGCTAACTCAAACCGAAGATTTTTCTGTTTTGCTCGGGCATACTTCCAAAATGCTTTCTCTTCTTTCGCGATATACCAGCATCATTATGGCTCCAAAACTCAGCAATATCATGTTTAAACATATCAAATTTATCTCATTGAGAAAGAATGTCATTCTGGCGATTTTTGTGAATCATGAAGGAAATGCCTACAATAAAACCTTTGAAAGCGATGAGACCCTGACTCAAACCGAACTCGATCATCTTGCGACCATCATCAATGAAAGATTCTCCAACAAGAATCTGGAAGAAATTCGGAAACTTCTGACGCGGGAGCTCAAGGAAGAAAAAAAACATTACGAACATCTTTTAAACAAGGTATTTGAATTGAATAAGAAAAATAAAAATGACTTTCAGGATCAGAAATTATTTGTGGAAGGGACGACCAATTTCATGGACCTTCCTGAATTCATGGATATCGAAAAAATCAAATCGGTCTTCAAAGTATTTGAAGAAAGACTCGTACTTGTCAAATTGCTCGACCGTTTTCTCGCCTCGGAAGGAACCCAAGTCCTAATTGGTTCGGAAAATCCTTTTTTAGAAGAAAATGAATGCAGTCTGGTCATTTCCACCTACAAATTAAGCGAAAAAGAAATTGGCGCGGTAGGGGTTATCGGTCCCATTCGAATGGAATATCCGCGCGTCATCGCATTGGTCGATTACACCGCGAAAATGTTATCCAGAACTAATTAA